The nucleotide sequence CGAGCTGAGCATCGAGACCGGCCGGCTGGCGAAACTCGTCAGCGGCAGCGTCACGCTGCGCTACGGTGACACGCTGCTCCTGGTGACCGCCCAAGCCCGCGAGGAGACGAGCCCCCTCGACTTTCTGCCCCTCACCGTGGAGTTCGAGGAACGCCACTACGCGGTGGGCAAGATTCCGGGAAGCTTCCACCGCCGCGAGGGCCGCCCCGGCGAGCGAGCGATTCTCTCCGCGCGCCTGACTGACCGCCAGATCCGGCCGCTCTTTCCCAAGGGCTACCGGCACGAGACACAGGTGATCATCACCGTCCTGAGTGCCGACCAGCAGAATCTTCCGGATGTGCTGGGGGCCATCGGGGCATCGGCCGCCCTCAGCATCAGCGACGTTCCCTGGCAGGGGCCAACCGCCTGCGTGCGCGTGGGGCTGGTGGGGGGTGAGTACGTGGTCAACCCCACCGCCGATCAGCTGATTCGCTCCAGCCTCGACCTGGTGGTCGCCGGCACGCGGGACGCCGTGCTGATGGTGGAGGCGGGCGCGCAGGAGGTCGACGAGGAGACGCTGGTGGGAGCGATCGAGTTCGCGCACCGCGAGATGCAGGGCGTGCTGGAGCTGATCGAGCGGATGCGCGCGGAGGTTGGCCGCGAGAAACTCAACGTTCTGGCGGAGGGCGACCTGAGCGCGGACCTGGTGCCGGAGCTGGCCGAGGCCGCGCGGGGGGCAGGTCTGCGGGACGCGCTGCTCACCGTGAAGAAAAAGGAACGCAGCGCGAACCTCAAGGCGCTGCGCGACCGCCTGATCGAGGAGCGTTTGCCGGACGGTGAGGTCGAGGGTGCCGAAGAGAGTATCGTGGCGCTCAAGGCGGCTTTTGCCAAGGTAGAGAAGCAGGAACTGCGCCGGCTGATCCTGGAAGAGGACCTGCGCGCCGACGGCCGCAATTCCAAGACGGTGCGCCCGATCTGGATTGAGGTGCGGCCCCTGCCCCGCGCGCACGGCAGCGCGATCTTCACCCGTGGGGAGACGCAGGTGCTGGGCATCACCACGCTGGGCACCGAGCGCGATGAGCTGCTGGTCGACGACCTGACCGGTGAGGCCTCCGACCGCTTCCTGCTGCACTACAACTTCCCGCCGTACTCGACCGGCGAGGTCAAGCGCATGGGCGGGCAGTCGCGGCGTGAGGTGGGCCACGGCAACCTGGCCAAAAAGGCGATCCGCGCCGTGCTGCCCGCTTTTGAGGACTTTCCCTACGTGATCCGCGTGGTGGGCGAGGTGCTGGAGTCAAACGGGTCGAGCAGCATGGCGACGGTGTGTGCCGGAACCCTCTCGCTGATGGACGCGGGTGTGCCCCTCAAGGCTCCGGTCGCGGGCGTGGCGATGGGCCTGGTGATGGAGGGCGAAAAGTACCGCATTCTGACCGACATCCTGGGCCTGGAAGACGCGCTGGGTGACATGGACTTCAAGGTCTGCGGCACCGCCCAGGGCATCACAGCGCTCCAGATGGACATCAAGGTGGGCGGCATCACCCCTGCGATCATGCGGGAAGCGCTCGCGCAGGCCCGCGAAGGTCGGCTGCATATCCTGAGCAAGATGGCCGAGGTGCTGCCCGCGCCGCGGCCCGAACTCTCTCCGACCGCGCCGCGCATCCTCACCCTCAAGATCAATCCCGAACTGATCGGCAAGGTGATCGGGCCCGGGGGCAAGCAGGTGCGCGAACTCGAAGCCATGGGGGCGCAGGTGACCATCGAGGAGGACGGTACCATCCGCGTCTTCAGTGCGGACGGCGGAGCCGCCGAGGCGGTGCGGCAGAAAATCGAGGGCCTCACGAAGGAGGCGCGGGTGGGCGAGGAGTACGAGGGCACCGTCGTCAAGACGGCTCCTTTTGGCGCCTTTGTCAACCTGTTCCCCGGCCAAGACGGCATGCTGCACATCTCTCAGCTCAGCGAAGAGCGCGTCAACGCCGTTGAGGACGTTCTCAAGGTGGGTGACAAGCTGCGGGTGAAAATCGCCAACATCGACGAACGTGGCAAAATCGACCTGATCCGCCCGGAACTTGAGGGCAAGATCGCTCCCCGCGAGCCCCGCCCCGCCCGCGGGGGTGGTGACCGCGGGCCGCGTCCACCCCGGCGCGAGTAAAGGACCCAGCGCGGGCCGGCTGCACGGCGCTCCCCTGACCACTTTGGGCGGGGAAGGCGAGGCAGGCGGCCTGCAACGCTAGAATCCTGTTCATGAGGCCCGCCTACCTGACTGCCGCCCGCCACCTGCAACTGGGTCGTGAGTGGGCCGTCGAGGGGGATCAGGAGCGGGCGCTCGAGGCCTACGAAGAGGCCCTGAGCCTGCTGCGCACCCTCCCGCCCGAGCGCACGCGCGACGTGCTGCTGGCCCACACGCACCTCGCCTTTTACCAGACACTCGCGCTGGTGGGAGCGGAAACCGGGCAGCGCCACCTGCACCTGGGCGTGAGCTACGCCCGCTCCACTCGTGACCCCCTCGCCCGCGCGATCGCAGAGGAGTGCCTCAGTGGTCTGAACGCCGTGCTGTAGGGGCCTTACAGCCCGCCCGGCAGTTGCAGCTGCACGTCGGTGCGGCCCTGGGCCTTGTCGTGGGTGCAGACGACGGGCAGCTGACCCAAGGGGGCACTTTGTCCCGCGATGCGGATATCGGCGGGTGTGGTCAGGGTCCAACCCCCACCGGGGACTGTCTGGATACTGCGCACCCGCTCGGCCGGTTCGGCGGCAAGTTCGGCCACCAGGTTCTGGTTGGGCTGCAGCTGTCCGGCCTGCTGGAGAACAGTCTTGAGGGTGGTGAGCTGCTGGGCCTCGTGGAGCCCTTCCTTGCAGGCTTCTAGGAACTTGAACTTGCTGATGCCATTCGCAGCGGGGTCACTGTAGTAGGGATTGGCCCGTACGGTCAGCGCAGTCACGAAGCCCAGCAGCAGCAGGCTCAGCAGGATAGCGACCCACAGCAGGGTACGGCCCAGGCCGCCGTGACGTTTGGAAGAGGTCAACTCGCTCATGTCAAGCCAGGATACCCCGAGCAGCCTGGAGAGAGGACACTACCACTCCGCAACCTCGCGTGTGACGCCGGCGAGACCGAGGCGGGCCAGGGCTCCAGCGACCGTCTCTCCAGTTAAGGGGTGCACCAGCGCGGGACTGAGGTCCGCCAGCGGGGCCAGCACAAAAGCGCGCTCCCAGGCGCGGGGATGGGGCAGCGTGAGCCCTGGGGTATCGCAGACCTGCGCCCCGTACAGAATCAGGTCGAGATCGAGCGTGCGCGCTGCCCAGCGCTCCCGGCGAACGCGCCCAGCCTGCGCCTCGATGCGGTGCAGCGCGGCAAGCAGCTCTTGCGGAGAAAGCTCAGTCTGCAGCCGCACAGCTGCGTTGAGATAGTCGGGTTGTCCCGGAGGACCGCCGACCGGCACAGTTCGGTAAAGCGCACTCGTGCCGGTCAGGGTCCCCAATGACGCTAGGTGCTCGCGCGCGCGGTGGAGCGTCGCCAGGGGCTCACCCAGGTTGGCGCCCAACGCGATAAAGGCCGCCTCGCTCATTCCCCCTGCCGCAGAGTCAATTCGGCGTATACGTCGCGGAACACGCCCGGCAGCGGCGCAAAGGGCTTATGAACACGCACGGTGACAGTTTCCAGTCGGGGATGGTCACGCAGCAGACGGCGAGCGATGCGGTCGGCCAACACCTCGATCAGCTGATGCCGTTCGCCGGTCACCTCCTCACGGATAGCGTCATAGGCCGCGGCGTAGTTGACGGCCGAGCGCAGTTCGTCGGGAATTCCCGCAAAGGACCAGTGCAGTTCGGCGTCGATCACGAAGCGGGCCCCCAGAGTCGCTTCCAGCTCGTACACGCCGTGCCGCGCATGAAACTCCAGTCCCTCCAGAACGACCCGGCTCATGGGGGGATTCTAGCGGGCGGGCACGATGCCGGGTGTGTCCAGCGCCGCCTCTACCCGCAGGGCCTGAACATGGGCGGCCGCAGCGTGGGCACGCACAGCGGCGGCCCCGTGGCGGGCAGCATACAGGTGGAGCGCGAGGCTCCCCGGGTCACGGTCTGCCGCGCGGGGCACCCCGGCCAGCGTGTCGATCAGCCGCTTGCGGCTCACCCCAACGAGGACGGGATGCGGACCGGCCGTGAGACCAGGCAGAGCATGCAAGAGCGCCAGATTATGTGCTGGCGTCTTGCCAAAGCCCAGACCAGGATCAAGCAGGACAGAGGGCACACCCGCACTCAGGACAAGCTGCGCCTGACGGTGCAGAAAGCCGTAGACCTCCGCCACCACGTCCTCGTAGTGGGGGGCTCGCTGCATGGTGCGCGGCTCGCCCTGCATATGCATGATGCAGGCGGGCGCAGCAGCATCAGCGCACACCCTGACCATCTCCGAGTCACGCAGGCCCCGCACGTCGTTGATGAGGTGCGCCCCCGCTCGCAGAGCTTCTGCTGCCACCTCCGGCTTCATGGTGTCTACGCTCAGAAGCACGCCCTCAGCGGCAAGTGCCCGCAGCACCGGCCGCACCCGGTCGAGTTCCACCGCGGCCGGCACCGGCTCCGAGCCGGGACGGGTGCTTTCACCGCCCACATCGATGATCAGCGCCCCTGCGTCCCGCATGGCCCGCGCCTGCGCCACCGCCGCCTCCCGTGAGGTGTACTTCCCCCCATCGCTGAAGCTGTCCGGCGTGACATTCAACACGCCCATCACGGCGCAACCCGTCCAGGTCACCTGCCAGCCCGCGGCGCTGCGCTCGCCTCCAGGAACCCGAAAGCCGAATGTCAGGCGGTGCTGGCGCTGTGACCAGCGTTCAGGCTTCGGGGTCATGGTCTTCACCTCCCTTCGCGGGGCGTGGCCGCAGCGCGAAACTGACCAGGACGCGCTGACGTTCGGGAAAGGCGTCCACATACGCGGGCATTCGCCGCCCGGAGCGAAAGGGAACATAACTCTCCTGGCCAATCGGCAGATGTGTTTCCAGCGCGGCGGCAACGGGGTGGTCATCGGGAATGACCGTTCCCGGGCGCAGGCTGTACTTCACCCCGGGCGCGCCC is from Deinococcus sp. YIM 77859 and encodes:
- the pnp gene encoding polyribonucleotide nucleotidyltransferase; protein product: MIAKTYTTLLGGRELSIETGRLAKLVSGSVTLRYGDTLLLVTAQAREETSPLDFLPLTVEFEERHYAVGKIPGSFHRREGRPGERAILSARLTDRQIRPLFPKGYRHETQVIITVLSADQQNLPDVLGAIGASAALSISDVPWQGPTACVRVGLVGGEYVVNPTADQLIRSSLDLVVAGTRDAVLMVEAGAQEVDEETLVGAIEFAHREMQGVLELIERMRAEVGREKLNVLAEGDLSADLVPELAEAARGAGLRDALLTVKKKERSANLKALRDRLIEERLPDGEVEGAEESIVALKAAFAKVEKQELRRLILEEDLRADGRNSKTVRPIWIEVRPLPRAHGSAIFTRGETQVLGITTLGTERDELLVDDLTGEASDRFLLHYNFPPYSTGEVKRMGGQSRREVGHGNLAKKAIRAVLPAFEDFPYVIRVVGEVLESNGSSSMATVCAGTLSLMDAGVPLKAPVAGVAMGLVMEGEKYRILTDILGLEDALGDMDFKVCGTAQGITALQMDIKVGGITPAIMREALAQAREGRLHILSKMAEVLPAPRPELSPTAPRILTLKINPELIGKVIGPGGKQVRELEAMGAQVTIEEDGTIRVFSADGGAAEAVRQKIEGLTKEARVGEEYEGTVVKTAPFGAFVNLFPGQDGMLHISQLSEERVNAVEDVLKVGDKLRVKIANIDERGKIDLIRPELEGKIAPREPRPARGGGDRGPRPPRRE
- the folK gene encoding 2-amino-4-hydroxy-6-hydroxymethyldihydropteridine diphosphokinase; translated protein: MSEAAFIALGANLGEPLATLHRAREHLASLGTLTGTSALYRTVPVGGPPGQPDYLNAAVRLQTELSPQELLAALHRIEAQAGRVRRERWAARTLDLDLILYGAQVCDTPGLTLPHPRAWERAFVLAPLADLSPALVHPLTGETVAGALARLGLAGVTREVAEW
- the folB gene encoding dihydroneopterin aldolase: MSRVVLEGLEFHARHGVYELEATLGARFVIDAELHWSFAGIPDELRSAVNYAAAYDAIREEVTGERHQLIEVLADRIARRLLRDHPRLETVTVRVHKPFAPLPGVFRDVYAELTLRQGE
- the folP gene encoding dihydropteroate synthase, which translates into the protein MTPKPERWSQRQHRLTFGFRVPGGERSAAGWQVTWTGCAVMGVLNVTPDSFSDGGKYTSREAAVAQARAMRDAGALIIDVGGESTRPGSEPVPAAVELDRVRPVLRALAAEGVLLSVDTMKPEVAAEALRAGAHLINDVRGLRDSEMVRVCADAAAPACIMHMQGEPRTMQRAPHYEDVVAEVYGFLHRQAQLVLSAGVPSVLLDPGLGFGKTPAHNLALLHALPGLTAGPHPVLVGVSRKRLIDTLAGVPRAADRDPGSLALHLYAARHGAAAVRAHAAAAHVQALRVEAALDTPGIVPAR